A section of the Enterobacter sp. C2 genome encodes:
- a CDS encoding serine protease: protein MHKFGILLLGSLCLFSFYSHADDDAAAAAEIKTLFFNHDDRVRVSNPTQSPWDAIGQLETASGNLCTATLISPRVALTAGHCLLTPPRGKADRAVALRFVAQNGIWRYEIHGIEGRVESTLGKRLKPDGEGWIVPPAAAPWDFGLIVLRYPPSGITPLPLFEGDRDALTAALKAADRKVTQSGYPQDHLDNLYSHQNCVVTGWAQDSVLSHQCDTLPGDSGSPLMLKTDDGWRLIAVQSSAPGAKDRWRADNRAIAITGFRDRLDALAQEP from the coding sequence ATGCATAAATTCGGTATTCTGCTATTGGGTTCGCTTTGTCTATTTTCTTTTTACAGCCATGCCGATGATGATGCCGCCGCTGCCGCTGAGATCAAGACGCTGTTTTTTAATCATGACGACCGGGTCCGGGTGAGTAATCCAACGCAGTCGCCGTGGGACGCTATCGGCCAACTGGAGACTGCCAGCGGCAATCTCTGCACCGCGACGCTGATTTCGCCCCGCGTAGCGTTGACCGCTGGGCACTGCCTGCTGACGCCGCCCCGTGGCAAGGCTGATAGAGCCGTGGCGCTGCGCTTTGTGGCGCAGAACGGCATCTGGCGTTATGAGATCCATGGTATTGAGGGGCGGGTTGAATCAACCCTGGGTAAGCGCCTTAAGCCTGACGGCGAGGGATGGATTGTTCCGCCTGCCGCCGCGCCGTGGGATTTCGGCCTGATCGTGCTGCGCTATCCGCCGTCGGGTATCACCCCCCTGCCGCTGTTTGAAGGGGATCGCGATGCGCTGACCGCCGCGCTAAAAGCTGCCGACCGGAAGGTGACGCAGTCAGGCTATCCGCAGGATCATCTGGACAACCTCTACAGCCATCAAAACTGCGTGGTGACCGGCTGGGCGCAGGATAGCGTGCTCTCTCACCAGTGCGATACCCTGCCCGGCGACAGCGGCTCTCCGCTGATGCTAAAGACGGACGACGGCTGGCGGCTGATTGCGGTACAAAGCTCCGCGCCGGGGGCCAAAGATCGCTGGCGCGCCGATAACCGGGCGATTGCCATCACCGGCTTTCGCGATCGGCTGGATGCCCTGGCGCAAGAGCCGTAG
- a CDS encoding carboxypeptidase M32 — MDTSNYQQLTRTFQRLYRFSHLSSIAGWDMMTMMPSAGSAARGEALAELSVLKHQILTDKKVAQWFEAAAQEDLNDVEQANLREMTRHYQQAAVLPESLVEAKSLAGSRCEHAWRSQRPANDWEGFSANLKEVVKLSREEAKLRAAVKGCTPYDALLDLYEPDMTAAKLDVLFADLKSWLPDLLNQAVAKQAQRQLIAPVGPFPVEKQRELGLTAMHTLGFDFDAGRLDISAHPFCGGVPEDVRITTRYDENDLLGALFGVVHETGHARYEQNLPRTWLGQPVAEARSMAVHESQSLFFEMQLGRSKAFLQRLLPAVIDRFGAQPAFSEENFIAWNQQVQPGLIRVDADEVSYPAHVILRYEIERALINGEIEVEDIPALWDEKMQHWLGISTVGNYRDGCMQDIHWTDGGFGYFPSYTLGAMYAAQLFHAARTALPNLDAAIAEGDFSALFEWLRQNIWQHGSRFTTAKLIESATGEALNSRYFRQHLTARYL; from the coding sequence ATGGACACCAGCAACTACCAGCAACTGACCCGCACCTTCCAGCGTCTTTACCGTTTCTCTCACCTCTCATCCATCGCCGGCTGGGACATGATGACGATGATGCCCTCTGCCGGGAGTGCAGCCCGGGGCGAAGCGCTGGCGGAGTTAAGCGTCCTGAAACACCAGATCCTGACGGATAAAAAGGTGGCTCAGTGGTTTGAAGCGGCCGCGCAGGAGGATCTTAACGACGTTGAGCAGGCCAACCTGCGGGAGATGACCCGCCACTATCAGCAGGCGGCGGTACTCCCTGAGTCGCTGGTAGAGGCGAAATCGCTGGCGGGCAGCCGCTGCGAGCACGCCTGGCGTAGCCAGCGCCCGGCGAATGACTGGGAAGGTTTTTCCGCCAATCTTAAAGAGGTGGTCAAGCTCAGTCGTGAAGAGGCTAAGCTGCGTGCGGCTGTAAAAGGCTGCACCCCCTACGACGCGCTGTTGGATCTCTACGAGCCGGATATGACTGCCGCGAAGCTCGACGTGCTGTTTGCCGATCTCAAATCCTGGCTGCCGGATCTGCTTAATCAGGCGGTAGCGAAGCAGGCCCAGCGCCAGCTTATCGCGCCGGTCGGGCCGTTCCCGGTGGAGAAGCAGCGCGAGCTGGGTCTGACGGCAATGCATACCCTGGGCTTTGATTTTGACGCAGGCCGTCTGGATATCAGCGCCCACCCCTTCTGCGGCGGCGTACCGGAGGACGTGCGCATCACCACGCGCTACGACGAGAACGATCTGTTGGGTGCCCTCTTTGGCGTGGTGCATGAAACCGGCCACGCCCGCTACGAGCAGAACCTGCCCCGCACCTGGCTGGGACAGCCGGTCGCCGAGGCTCGCTCGATGGCCGTGCACGAATCGCAGAGTCTGTTCTTTGAGATGCAGCTTGGCCGCAGCAAGGCGTTTTTACAGCGTCTCCTGCCAGCGGTCATCGACCGTTTTGGCGCGCAGCCCGCCTTTAGCGAAGAGAATTTCATCGCCTGGAACCAGCAGGTGCAGCCTGGCCTCATCCGCGTGGATGCTGACGAGGTGAGCTACCCCGCGCATGTGATCCTGCGCTATGAGATTGAGCGAGCGCTGATCAACGGTGAGATTGAGGTAGAGGACATTCCGGCCCTGTGGGATGAGAAGATGCAGCACTGGTTGGGCATCTCGACCGTGGGCAACTACCGCGACGGCTGCATGCAGGATATCCACTGGACCGACGGCGGCTTTGGCTATTTCCCATCCTATACCCTTGGCGCAATGTACGCCGCGCAGCTGTTCCACGCGGCACGCACCGCGCTGCCTAACCTTGATGCCGCCATCGCAGAAGGGGATTTCAGCGCCCTGTTCGAGTGGCTGCGGCAGAATATCTGGCAGCACGGCAGCCGCTTTACGACCGCTAAGCTAATTGAATCCGCCACCGGCGAAGCGCTGAACAGCCGCTACTTCCGCCAGCATCTTACCGCCCGCTATCTGTAA
- the asr gene encoding acid resistance repetitive basic protein Asr, which produces MKKVLALVVAAAMGLSSAAFAADTAATTAAPAATAQTQSAAPAAKTTHHKKHHKAAATQKAQAAKKHHKKATKPAADQSAAKPAADQKAQAAKKHHKKAVKHTAAKPAAQPAA; this is translated from the coding sequence ATGAAAAAAGTATTAGCTCTGGTTGTTGCCGCTGCTATGGGTCTCTCTTCTGCTGCGTTCGCTGCTGACACTGCTGCGACCACCGCTGCACCAGCAGCAACCGCTCAGACTCAGAGCGCTGCTCCGGCTGCCAAAACCACCCATCACAAAAAACACCATAAAGCTGCCGCGACCCAGAAAGCGCAGGCTGCTAAAAAGCACCACAAAAAAGCCACTAAACCGGCCGCTGACCAGAGCGCTGCTAAACCAGCCGCTGACCAGAAAGCCCAGGCTGCTAAGAAACACCACAAAAAAGCAGTAAAACATACCGCTGCTAAACCGGCTGCTCAGCCTGCTGCCTAA
- a CDS encoding bifunctional diguanylate cyclase/phosphodiesterase, with product MFKPLSWRNIPTARTLSVLIFIAGIGLIVSVVALLYLSLHLISSKTNEIDEHRSALSVQGAIQTSVNRVLSLVIDNAVWDDAAREVYQPQLDTRWLDNIWGAAYKSSNLYDGTFVLDEHHKVLWGSFRSQPFHEKNLDFFGEGFRVLINKHTAAQANEQNITAGITRTRHGIAFIAIGLIKPRITPLQVPGNIRRYLVITRHIDTQNLKALGDTFQIENLRFSLNQTRDSSVPLKSSAGDLLGYLSWEPQLPGARAAHAAAWEIRQIVVLVAALILLFIMLSSAGLYKLAKGEKLARSTAMTDWLSRLPNRRALLARLEALSLANPNEAISVVFIDLDGFKDVNDIYGHEVGDRLIVALSRALSDKVPDGGMLARMGGDEFAMTISGDRASEKASRFAEQVLVMLDLPIRLSERTLYIGASIGIASGTLLECTSSELFRRADIAMYHSKMNGKAQVTHYDAELNSARERKVAIENDIREGLLRDEFDVWYQPIVDARSQVTVGVEALVRWPRRPAGALPPDAFITIAETSGLIHALGQFVLRRACRDLQPLSDLKLSVNISPAQFRDPDFENKVADVLRDSHFPAHRLQLEITETYVLENPERSLSAIGNLKALGTAIALDDFGTGYSSIGYLRRFNFDTIKIDKSLAGLVDHDEQAAALVGGTIRIASALGMTVVAEGIENEKQMKLLSMAGCDRLQGFFFSAPMPIDALWQHRQRRQG from the coding sequence ATGTTTAAACCGTTAAGCTGGCGTAATATCCCCACCGCAAGAACGCTATCGGTACTGATTTTTATCGCCGGCATTGGGCTGATTGTTTCCGTAGTGGCCTTGCTCTACCTCTCCCTGCATCTTATCAGCAGCAAAACTAACGAAATAGATGAACACCGCTCTGCACTGTCAGTACAGGGTGCAATACAGACCTCGGTTAATCGCGTCCTGTCGCTGGTCATCGATAATGCCGTTTGGGACGATGCCGCACGTGAGGTCTACCAGCCGCAGCTTGATACCCGCTGGCTCGATAATATTTGGGGAGCAGCGTATAAGAGCAGTAACCTTTATGATGGTACCTTCGTGCTTGACGAGCATCATAAGGTGCTATGGGGCTCCTTTCGCAGCCAGCCTTTTCATGAGAAGAATCTGGATTTTTTCGGCGAAGGTTTTAGGGTACTAATTAATAAGCACACCGCTGCTCAGGCTAATGAGCAAAATATCACTGCGGGCATTACCCGTACCCGTCATGGTATTGCATTTATCGCCATTGGCCTTATCAAGCCCAGAATAACTCCGCTTCAGGTACCCGGCAATATTCGGCGTTATCTGGTGATTACGCGTCATATAGATACTCAAAATCTTAAAGCCCTAGGCGATACCTTCCAGATCGAAAACCTGCGTTTCAGTCTTAACCAAACCAGGGATTCCAGCGTGCCGTTAAAAAGCTCCGCGGGGGATCTGCTGGGCTATTTAAGCTGGGAGCCGCAGCTGCCCGGGGCCAGGGCGGCGCACGCGGCGGCATGGGAGATCCGCCAGATTGTTGTCCTTGTCGCTGCTCTGATCCTGCTGTTTATCATGCTGAGCAGCGCCGGTCTCTATAAGCTGGCAAAAGGGGAGAAGCTGGCCCGCAGCACCGCCATGACCGACTGGCTGAGCCGATTGCCGAACCGACGAGCGCTGCTGGCGCGGCTGGAGGCGCTTAGCCTTGCTAATCCAAACGAGGCAATCAGCGTGGTGTTTATCGATCTCGACGGCTTCAAGGACGTCAACGATATCTATGGTCATGAGGTTGGCGATCGCCTGATCGTAGCGCTTTCCAGAGCCCTGAGCGATAAAGTCCCTGACGGCGGCATGCTGGCGCGGATGGGCGGAGATGAGTTTGCCATGACCATCAGCGGCGATCGGGCCAGCGAAAAGGCCAGCCGCTTTGCGGAGCAGGTGCTGGTGATGCTCGATCTGCCGATTCGCCTGAGCGAGCGCACGCTCTACATCGGCGCAAGCATTGGTATTGCCAGCGGCACGCTGCTGGAGTGTACCAGCTCGGAGCTGTTTCGCCGGGCGGACATTGCTATGTACCATTCAAAAATGAACGGTAAGGCGCAGGTCACCCACTACGATGCCGAGCTGAACAGCGCCCGCGAGCGCAAGGTTGCCATTGAAAACGATATTCGCGAGGGCCTGCTCCGCGACGAGTTTGACGTCTGGTACCAGCCCATTGTCGATGCCCGCAGCCAGGTGACGGTGGGCGTGGAGGCGCTGGTGCGCTGGCCCCGACGGCCCGCTGGCGCGCTACCGCCGGATGCGTTTATTACCATTGCCGAGACCAGCGGACTGATCCACGCCCTGGGGCAGTTCGTGCTGCGCCGCGCCTGCAGGGATCTGCAACCACTTAGCGATCTCAAGCTGTCGGTGAATATCTCCCCGGCGCAGTTTCGCGATCCCGACTTTGAAAACAAGGTAGCAGACGTTCTTCGTGATAGTCATTTCCCTGCGCATCGCCTGCAGCTGGAGATCACCGAAACCTATGTGCTGGAGAACCCAGAGCGCTCTCTTTCAGCGATCGGTAATCTAAAAGCGTTGGGAACGGCCATTGCGCTGGACGATTTTGGTACCGGCTACTCCAGCATTGGCTACCTCCGGCGCTTCAACTTTGACACTATCAAGATAGACAAGTCGCTGGCCGGGCTGGTGGATCATGATGAGCAGGCGGCGGCGCTGGTGGGCGGTACGATTCGTATTGCCAGCGCGCTGGGGATGACGGTGGTTGCAGAGGGTATTGAGAACGAAAAACAGATGAAGCTGCTGAGTATGGCTGGCTGCGATCGGCTTCAGGGCTTCTTCTTTAGCGCGCCAATGCCGATTGACGCGCTGTGGCAGCACCGTCAGCGCCGCCAGGGTTAA